Proteins encoded by one window of Camelus dromedarius isolate mCamDro1 chromosome 27, mCamDro1.pat, whole genome shotgun sequence:
- the DNMT1 gene encoding DNA (cytosine-5)-methyltransferase 1 isoform X3, whose translation MAAFRDRRRRLGPGRGRLRLKDLERDSLTEKECVKEKLNLLHEFLRTEIKNQLCDLETKLHKEELSEEGYLAKVKSLLNKDLSLENGAHTLSREVNGCLENGSQTNSENRRVEMAEENKSPKPVSKLCMPRRSKSDGETKSAEVASSPRITRQTTRQTTITSHFARGPAKRKPEEDPERAKSDDSVDEEEKDQEEKRRRVTSREPVAGPLPAEEPERVRPGTHMEGEERDDKEEKRLRSQTKELTPKQRPKEEPDRDARPGGAQAEVTEGEDKDERRHRSQPRDLASKRRPEEKESERGKPQVPDEKDEDEKEEKRRKTTSKEPSEKKTARTKTAVTSSKTDPLKCVQCGQYLDDPELKYEQHPPDAVEEIQLLTNERLSIFDANESGFESYEALPQHKLTCFSVYCKRGHLCPIDTGLIEKDVELFFSGSAKPIYEDDPSLEGGVNGKNLGPINEWWITGFDGGEKALIGFSTSFAEYILMDPNPEYAPMFSVMQEKIYISKIVVEFLQNNPDSTYEDLINKIETTVPPSVLNLNRFTEDSLLRHAQFVVEQVESYDEAGDSDEQPIFLTPCMRDLIKLAGVTLGKRRAERRRTIGHSAKEKDKGPTKATTTKLVYQIFDTFFAEQIEKDDREDKENAFKRRRCGVCEVCQQPECGKCKACKDMVKFGGSGRSKQACQERRCPNMAMKEADDDEEVDDNIPEMPSPKKMHQGKKKKQNKDRITWVGEAVKTDGKKSYYKKVCIDSETLEVGDCVSVIPDDSSKPLYLARVTALWEDSSNGQMFHAHWFCAGTDTVLGATSDPLELFLVDECEDMQLSYIHSKVKVIYKAPSENWALEGGMDPEALMSEDDGKTYFYQLWYDQDYARFESPPKTQPTEDNKYKFCASCARLAEMRQKEIPRVMEQLEDLDGRVLYSSATKNGIQYRVGDGVYLPPEAFTFNIKLSSPVKRPRKEPVDEDLYPEHYRKYSDYIKGSNLDAPEPYRIGRIKEIFCIKKSNGRPNETDIKIKLNKFYRPENTHKSTPASYHADINLLYWSDEEAVVDFKAVQGRCTVEYGEDLPECLQDFSAGGPDRFYFLEAYNAKSKSFEDPPNHARSPGNKGKGKGKGKSKAKSQMSEPSEPEAEIKLPKLRTLDVFSGCGGLSEGFHQAGISETLWAIEMWDPAAQAFRLNNPGSTVFTEDCNVLLKLVMAGETTNSRGQKLPQKGDVEMLCGGPPCQGFSGMNRFNSRTYSKFKNSLVVSFLSYCDYYRPRYFLLENVRNFVSFKRSMVLKLTLRCLVRMGYQCTFGVLQAGQYGVAQTRRRAIILAAAPGEQLPLFPEPLHVFAPRACQLSVVVDDKKFVSNITRLSSGPFRTITVRDTMSDLPEIRNGASAQEISYNGEPQSWFQRQLRGSQYQPILRDHICKDMSALVAARMRHIPLAPGSDWRDLPNIEVRLSDGTLARKLRYTYHDKKNGCSSTGALRGVCSCVEVGKACDPAARQFNTLIPWCLPHTGNRHNHWAGLYGRLEWDGFFSTTVTNPEPMGKQGRVLHPEQHRVVSVRECARSQGFPDTYRLFGNILDKHRQVGNAVPPPLAKAIGLEIKCCMLAKARESASVKVKEETTKD comes from the exons ATGGCAGCCTTCAGAGACCGACGTCGCCGGTTGGGGCCCGGGCGCGGCCGTCTCAG gcTCAAAGATTTGGAAAGAGATAGTTTAACAGAAAAG GAATGTGTGAAGGAGAAATTAAATCTCTTGCATGAATTTCTGCggacagaaataaagaatcaGTTATGTGATTTGGAAACCAAATTACATAAAGAAGAATTATCAGAG GAGGGCTACCTGGCTAAAGTCAAATcccttttaaataaagatttgtcCTTGGAGAACGGAGCTCATACTTTGAGTCGGGAAGTGAACGGATGTCTAGAAAACGGGAGCCAGACAAATAGTGAGAACCGCAGAGTGGAAATGGCAGAGGAAAACAAGTCCCCCAAACCTGTTTCCAAACTTTGCATGCCTCGGAGAAGCAAGTCCGATGGAGAAACGAAGT cagCCGAAGTCGCATCTAGCCCCAGGATTACAAGGCAAACTACCAGGCAGACCACCATCACATCTCATTTTGCAAGGGG CCCTGCCAAACGGAAACCCGAGGAAGACCCCGAGAGAGCAAAATCAGATGATTCTGTCGATGAAGAAGAGAAAGACCAG GAGGAAAAGAGACGTAGAGTTACATCCAGAGAACC AGTTGCTGGACCACTCCCTGCAGAAGAACCGGAAAGAGTAAGACCAGGAACACAcatggaaggagaagaaagagatgaTAAA GAAGAAAAGAGACTCAGAAGTCAAACCAAAGAACT AACACCGAAACAGAGGCCTAAGGAGGAGCCAGACCGAGATGCGAGGCCCGGGGGAGCTCAGGCTGAAGTGACTGAAGGAGAAGACAAA GATGAAAGGAGGCACAGAAGTCAACCCAGAGATCT AGCTAGCAAACGGAGacctgaagaaaaagaatctgaaagaggaAAACCACAAGTTCCTGATGAGAAAGATGAGGATGAAAAG gaGGAGAAGAGACGCAAAACTACATCCAAAGAACC atctgagaaaaaaACGGCTCGAACCAAAACAGCAGTCACGTCCTCCAAG ACCGATCCTTTAAAGTGCGTTCAGTGTGGCCAGTACCTGGATGACCCTGAACTAAAATATGAACAGCATCCCCCTGATGCA GTGGAAGAGATACAGTTGTTGACAAATGAGAGATTGTCCATCTTCGACGCCAATGAATCTGGCTTTGAGAGTTATGAGGCTCTTCCCCAACACAAACTGACCTGCTTCAG TGTGTACTGTAAACGTGGTCACCTGTGCCCGATCGACACTGGCCTCATTGAGAAGGATGTCGAGCTCTTCTTTTCTGGTTCAGCAAAGCCAATATATGAGGATGACCCATCTCTCGAAG gTGGTGTTAATGGCAAAAATCTTGGCCCCATAAATGAATGGTGGATCACTGGCTTTGATGGAGGTGAAAAGGCTCTCATTGGCTTCAGTACCT CATTTGCCGAATACATTTTGATGGATCCCAACCCAGAGTACGCGCCGATGTTCAGCGTGATGCAGGAGAAGATCTACATCAGTAAGATAGTAGTTGAGTTCCTGCAGAACAACCCTGACTCCACCTACGAAGATCTGATCAATAAGATTGAG acCACTGTGCCTCCTTCCGTGCTCAACTTGAATCGGTTCACAGAGGATTCTCTCCTTCGACACGCCCAGTTTGTGGTGGAACAAGTGGAGAGTTATGATGAGGCCGGAGACAGTGACGAGCAGCCCATCTTCCTGACCCCCTGCATGAGGGACCTGATCAAGTTGGCTGGGGTCACCCTGGGAAAAAG GCGAGCCGAAAGACGGCGGACCATCGGGCATTCTGCCAAGGAGAAGGACAAAGGCCCCACAAAAGCCACCACTACCAAGCTGGTCTACCAGATCTTTGACACCTTCTTTGCAGAGCAAATTGAAAAGGATGACAGAGAAGACAAGGAGAATGCCTTTAAACGCCGGCGGTGTGGCGTCTGTGAG gTTTGTCAGCAGCCTGAGTGCGGAAAGTGTAAAGCCTGTAAGGATATGGTTAAGTTTGGTGGTAGCGGACGGAGCAAGCAGGCTTGCCAGGAGAGGAG GTGTCCCAATATGGCCATGAAGGAGGCAGATGATGACGAGGAAGTCGATGACAATATTCCAGAGATGCCATCCCCCAAAAAAATGCAtcaggggaagaagaagaaacagaacaagGATCGGATCACGTGGGTTGGAGAAGCTGTCAAG ACCGATGGGAAGAAGAGTTACTATAAGAAGGTATGCATCGACTCGGAAACCCTGGAAGTGGGGGACTGTGTGTCTGTTATTCCAGATGATTCCTCAAAACCGCTGTACTTAGCAAG GGTCACGGCGCTGTGGGAGGACAGCAGCAACGGGCAGATGTTTCACGCCCACTGGTTCTGTGCCGGGACAGACACAGTCCTCGGGGCCACGTCGGACCCCCTGGAGCTGTTCCTGGTGGATGAATGTGAGGATATGCAGCTTTCGTACATTCACAGCAAAGTGAAGGTCATCTATAAAGCTCCGTCGGAAAACTGGGCCCTGGAG GGAGGCATGGACCCCGAGGCCCTGATGTCAGAGGACGACGGGAAGACCTATTTCTACCAGCTGTGGTATGACCAAGACTATGCGAGGTTTGAGTCCCCTCCAAAGACTCAGCCAACAGAGGACAACAAGTACAA GTTCTGCGCAAGCTGCGCACGCCTGGCTGAGATGAGGCAGAAAGAAATCCCAAGGGTCATGGAGCAGCTGGAGGACCTGGATGGGCGGGTTCTCTACAGCTCTGCCACCAAGAACGGCATCCAGTATCGAGTGGGCGACGGCGTGTACCTGCCCCCCGAGGCCTTCACGTTCAA CATCAAGCTGTCCAGTCCTGTGAAACGCCCACGGAAGGAGCCTGTGGATGAAGACCTGTATCCGGAACACTACCGGAAATACTCCGACTACATCAAAGGCAGCAACCTGGATGCCCCCGAGCCATACCGAATTGGCCGCATAAAAGAGATCTTCTGCATCAAGAAGAGCAATGGCAGGCCCAACGAGACAGACATCAAAATCAAACTCAACAAGTTCTACAG GCCGGAGAACACACACAAGTCCACCCCGGCGAGTTACCACGCAGACATCAACCTGCTTTACTGGAGCGACGAGGAGGCCGTGGTGGACTTTAAGGCCGTGCAGGGCCGCTGCACTGTGGAGTACGGGGAGGACCTGCCTGAGTGCCTCCAGGACTTCTCAGCCGGCGGCCCTGACCGCTTCTACTTCCTGGAG GCCTATAATGCCAAGAGCAAAAGCTTTGAAGATCCTCCAAACCATGCCCGTAGCCCTGGaaataaagggaaagggaaggggaaag GGAAGAGCAAGGCAAAGTCTCAGATGAGTGAGCCGAGCGAACCCGAGGCAGAAATAAAGCTGCCAAAGCTGCGGACCCTGGATGTGTTTTCTGGCTGTGGGGGGTTATCAGAAGGATTCCACCAAGCAG GCATCTCAGAAACCCTGTGGGCCATCGAGATGTGGGACCCTGCAGCCCAGGCCTTCCGGCTGAACAATCCGGGGTCCACGGTGTTCACGGAGGACTGCAACGTCCTGCTGAAGCTGGTCATGGCCGGGGAGACCACCAACTCCCGCGGCCAGAAGCTGCCTCAGAAGGGAGACGTGGAGATGCTGTGTGGCGGGCCTCCCTGCCAAGGCTTTAGCGGCATGAACCGCTTCAACTCTCGTACCTACTCCAAGTTCAAGAACTCCCTGGTGGTCTCCTTCCTCAG CTACTGTGACTACTACCGGCCCCGGTACTTCCTCCTGGAGAACGTCAGGAATTTCGTCTCCTTCAAGCGCTCCATGGTCCTGAAGCTCACGCTCCGCTGCCTGGTGCGCATGGGCTACCAGTGCACCTTCGGCGTGCTGCAG GCTGGTCAGTATGGCGTGGCCCAGACTCGGCGGCGAGCCATCATCCTGGCGGCGGCCCCCGGAGAGCAGCTTCCCCTGTTCCCGGAGCCCTTGCACGTGTTTGCGCCCCGGGCCTGCCAGCTGAGTGTCGTGGTGGACGACAAGAAGTTTGTCAGCAACATCACCAG GTTGAGCTCGGGTCCGTTCCGAACCATCACCGTGCGGGACACGATGTCCGACCTCCCCGAGATCCGGAACGGAGCCTCGGCGCAGGAGATCTCGTACAACGGGGAGCCTCAGTCCTGGTTCCAGCGGCAGCTCCGGGGCTCGCAGTACCAGCCCATCCTCAGGGACCACATCTGTAAG GACATGAGTGCGTTGGTGGCCGCCCGCATGCGGCACATCCCTCTGGCACCGGGCTCAGACTGGCGCGACCTCCCAAACATCGAGGTGCGGCTCTCCGACGGCACCTTGGCCCGGAAGCTGCGGTACACCTACCACGACAAGAAAAACGGCTGCAGCAGCACCGGGGCCCTCCGCGGGGTCTGCTCCTGTGTGGAAG TGGGGAAAGCCTGTGACCCTGCGGCCAGACAGTTCAACACCCTCATCCCGTGGTGCCTGCCCCACACTGGGAACAGGCACAACCACTGGGCTGGCCTCTACGGGCGGCTTGAGTGGGACGGCTTCTTCAGCACCACTGTCACCAACCCTGAGCCCATGGGCAAGCAG
- the DNMT1 gene encoding DNA (cytosine-5)-methyltransferase 1 isoform X2 has product MPARTAPARVPALASRAFSLPDDVRRRLKDLERDSLTEKECVKEKLNLLHEFLRTEIKNQLCDLETKLHKEELSEEGYLAKVKSLLNKDLSLENGAHTLSREVNGCLENGSQTNSENRRVEMAEENKSPKPVSKLCMPRRSKSDGETKSEVASSPRITRQTTRQTTITSHFARGPAKRKPEEDPERAKSDDSVDEEEKDQEEKRRRVTSREPVAGPLPAEEPERVRPGTHMEGEERDDKEEKRLRSQTKELTPKQRPKEEPDRDARPGGAQAEVTEGEDKDERRHRSQPRDLASKRRPEEKESERGKPQVPDEKDEDEKEEKRRKTTSKEPSEKKTARTKTAVTSSKTDPLKCVQCGQYLDDPELKYEQHPPDAVEEIQLLTNERLSIFDANESGFESYEALPQHKLTCFSVYCKRGHLCPIDTGLIEKDVELFFSGSAKPIYEDDPSLEGGVNGKNLGPINEWWITGFDGGEKALIGFSTSFAEYILMDPNPEYAPMFSVMQEKIYISKIVVEFLQNNPDSTYEDLINKIETTVPPSVLNLNRFTEDSLLRHAQFVVEQVESYDEAGDSDEQPIFLTPCMRDLIKLAGVTLGKRRAERRRTIGHSAKEKDKGPTKATTTKLVYQIFDTFFAEQIEKDDREDKENAFKRRRCGVCEVCQQPECGKCKACKDMVKFGGSGRSKQACQERRCPNMAMKEADDDEEVDDNIPEMPSPKKMHQGKKKKQNKDRITWVGEAVKTDGKKSYYKKVCIDSETLEVGDCVSVIPDDSSKPLYLARVTALWEDSSNGQMFHAHWFCAGTDTVLGATSDPLELFLVDECEDMQLSYIHSKVKVIYKAPSENWALEGGMDPEALMSEDDGKTYFYQLWYDQDYARFESPPKTQPTEDNKYKFCASCARLAEMRQKEIPRVMEQLEDLDGRVLYSSATKNGIQYRVGDGVYLPPEAFTFNIKLSSPVKRPRKEPVDEDLYPEHYRKYSDYIKGSNLDAPEPYRIGRIKEIFCIKKSNGRPNETDIKIKLNKFYRPENTHKSTPASYHADINLLYWSDEEAVVDFKAVQGRCTVEYGEDLPECLQDFSAGGPDRFYFLEAYNAKSKSFEDPPNHARSPGNKGKGKGKGKSKAKSQMSEPSEPEAEIKLPKLRTLDVFSGCGGLSEGFHQAGISETLWAIEMWDPAAQAFRLNNPGSTVFTEDCNVLLKLVMAGETTNSRGQKLPQKGDVEMLCGGPPCQGFSGMNRFNSRTYSKFKNSLVVSFLSYCDYYRPRYFLLENVRNFVSFKRSMVLKLTLRCLVRMGYQCTFGVLQAGQYGVAQTRRRAIILAAAPGEQLPLFPEPLHVFAPRACQLSVVVDDKKFVSNITRLSSGPFRTITVRDTMSDLPEIRNGASAQEISYNGEPQSWFQRQLRGSQYQPILRDHICKDMSALVAARMRHIPLAPGSDWRDLPNIEVRLSDGTLARKLRYTYHDKKNGCSSTGALRGVCSCVEVGKACDPAARQFNTLIPWCLPHTGNRHNHWAGLYGRLEWDGFFSTTVTNPEPMGKQGRVLHPEQHRVVSVRECARSQGFPDTYRLFGNILDKHRQVGNAVPPPLAKAIGLEIKCCMLAKARESASVKVKEETTKD; this is encoded by the exons ATGCCCGCCCGTACCGCCCCAGCCCGGGTGCCTGCGCTGGCCTCCCGGGCCTTCTCATTGCCTGACGATGTCCGCAGGCG gcTCAAAGATTTGGAAAGAGATAGTTTAACAGAAAAG GAATGTGTGAAGGAGAAATTAAATCTCTTGCATGAATTTCTGCggacagaaataaagaatcaGTTATGTGATTTGGAAACCAAATTACATAAAGAAGAATTATCAGAG GAGGGCTACCTGGCTAAAGTCAAATcccttttaaataaagatttgtcCTTGGAGAACGGAGCTCATACTTTGAGTCGGGAAGTGAACGGATGTCTAGAAAACGGGAGCCAGACAAATAGTGAGAACCGCAGAGTGGAAATGGCAGAGGAAAACAAGTCCCCCAAACCTGTTTCCAAACTTTGCATGCCTCGGAGAAGCAAGTCCGATGGAGAAACGAAGT CCGAAGTCGCATCTAGCCCCAGGATTACAAGGCAAACTACCAGGCAGACCACCATCACATCTCATTTTGCAAGGGG CCCTGCCAAACGGAAACCCGAGGAAGACCCCGAGAGAGCAAAATCAGATGATTCTGTCGATGAAGAAGAGAAAGACCAG GAGGAAAAGAGACGTAGAGTTACATCCAGAGAACC AGTTGCTGGACCACTCCCTGCAGAAGAACCGGAAAGAGTAAGACCAGGAACACAcatggaaggagaagaaagagatgaTAAA GAAGAAAAGAGACTCAGAAGTCAAACCAAAGAACT AACACCGAAACAGAGGCCTAAGGAGGAGCCAGACCGAGATGCGAGGCCCGGGGGAGCTCAGGCTGAAGTGACTGAAGGAGAAGACAAA GATGAAAGGAGGCACAGAAGTCAACCCAGAGATCT AGCTAGCAAACGGAGacctgaagaaaaagaatctgaaagaggaAAACCACAAGTTCCTGATGAGAAAGATGAGGATGAAAAG gaGGAGAAGAGACGCAAAACTACATCCAAAGAACC atctgagaaaaaaACGGCTCGAACCAAAACAGCAGTCACGTCCTCCAAG ACCGATCCTTTAAAGTGCGTTCAGTGTGGCCAGTACCTGGATGACCCTGAACTAAAATATGAACAGCATCCCCCTGATGCA GTGGAAGAGATACAGTTGTTGACAAATGAGAGATTGTCCATCTTCGACGCCAATGAATCTGGCTTTGAGAGTTATGAGGCTCTTCCCCAACACAAACTGACCTGCTTCAG TGTGTACTGTAAACGTGGTCACCTGTGCCCGATCGACACTGGCCTCATTGAGAAGGATGTCGAGCTCTTCTTTTCTGGTTCAGCAAAGCCAATATATGAGGATGACCCATCTCTCGAAG gTGGTGTTAATGGCAAAAATCTTGGCCCCATAAATGAATGGTGGATCACTGGCTTTGATGGAGGTGAAAAGGCTCTCATTGGCTTCAGTACCT CATTTGCCGAATACATTTTGATGGATCCCAACCCAGAGTACGCGCCGATGTTCAGCGTGATGCAGGAGAAGATCTACATCAGTAAGATAGTAGTTGAGTTCCTGCAGAACAACCCTGACTCCACCTACGAAGATCTGATCAATAAGATTGAG acCACTGTGCCTCCTTCCGTGCTCAACTTGAATCGGTTCACAGAGGATTCTCTCCTTCGACACGCCCAGTTTGTGGTGGAACAAGTGGAGAGTTATGATGAGGCCGGAGACAGTGACGAGCAGCCCATCTTCCTGACCCCCTGCATGAGGGACCTGATCAAGTTGGCTGGGGTCACCCTGGGAAAAAG GCGAGCCGAAAGACGGCGGACCATCGGGCATTCTGCCAAGGAGAAGGACAAAGGCCCCACAAAAGCCACCACTACCAAGCTGGTCTACCAGATCTTTGACACCTTCTTTGCAGAGCAAATTGAAAAGGATGACAGAGAAGACAAGGAGAATGCCTTTAAACGCCGGCGGTGTGGCGTCTGTGAG gTTTGTCAGCAGCCTGAGTGCGGAAAGTGTAAAGCCTGTAAGGATATGGTTAAGTTTGGTGGTAGCGGACGGAGCAAGCAGGCTTGCCAGGAGAGGAG GTGTCCCAATATGGCCATGAAGGAGGCAGATGATGACGAGGAAGTCGATGACAATATTCCAGAGATGCCATCCCCCAAAAAAATGCAtcaggggaagaagaagaaacagaacaagGATCGGATCACGTGGGTTGGAGAAGCTGTCAAG ACCGATGGGAAGAAGAGTTACTATAAGAAGGTATGCATCGACTCGGAAACCCTGGAAGTGGGGGACTGTGTGTCTGTTATTCCAGATGATTCCTCAAAACCGCTGTACTTAGCAAG GGTCACGGCGCTGTGGGAGGACAGCAGCAACGGGCAGATGTTTCACGCCCACTGGTTCTGTGCCGGGACAGACACAGTCCTCGGGGCCACGTCGGACCCCCTGGAGCTGTTCCTGGTGGATGAATGTGAGGATATGCAGCTTTCGTACATTCACAGCAAAGTGAAGGTCATCTATAAAGCTCCGTCGGAAAACTGGGCCCTGGAG GGAGGCATGGACCCCGAGGCCCTGATGTCAGAGGACGACGGGAAGACCTATTTCTACCAGCTGTGGTATGACCAAGACTATGCGAGGTTTGAGTCCCCTCCAAAGACTCAGCCAACAGAGGACAACAAGTACAA GTTCTGCGCAAGCTGCGCACGCCTGGCTGAGATGAGGCAGAAAGAAATCCCAAGGGTCATGGAGCAGCTGGAGGACCTGGATGGGCGGGTTCTCTACAGCTCTGCCACCAAGAACGGCATCCAGTATCGAGTGGGCGACGGCGTGTACCTGCCCCCCGAGGCCTTCACGTTCAA CATCAAGCTGTCCAGTCCTGTGAAACGCCCACGGAAGGAGCCTGTGGATGAAGACCTGTATCCGGAACACTACCGGAAATACTCCGACTACATCAAAGGCAGCAACCTGGATGCCCCCGAGCCATACCGAATTGGCCGCATAAAAGAGATCTTCTGCATCAAGAAGAGCAATGGCAGGCCCAACGAGACAGACATCAAAATCAAACTCAACAAGTTCTACAG GCCGGAGAACACACACAAGTCCACCCCGGCGAGTTACCACGCAGACATCAACCTGCTTTACTGGAGCGACGAGGAGGCCGTGGTGGACTTTAAGGCCGTGCAGGGCCGCTGCACTGTGGAGTACGGGGAGGACCTGCCTGAGTGCCTCCAGGACTTCTCAGCCGGCGGCCCTGACCGCTTCTACTTCCTGGAG GCCTATAATGCCAAGAGCAAAAGCTTTGAAGATCCTCCAAACCATGCCCGTAGCCCTGGaaataaagggaaagggaaggggaaag GGAAGAGCAAGGCAAAGTCTCAGATGAGTGAGCCGAGCGAACCCGAGGCAGAAATAAAGCTGCCAAAGCTGCGGACCCTGGATGTGTTTTCTGGCTGTGGGGGGTTATCAGAAGGATTCCACCAAGCAG GCATCTCAGAAACCCTGTGGGCCATCGAGATGTGGGACCCTGCAGCCCAGGCCTTCCGGCTGAACAATCCGGGGTCCACGGTGTTCACGGAGGACTGCAACGTCCTGCTGAAGCTGGTCATGGCCGGGGAGACCACCAACTCCCGCGGCCAGAAGCTGCCTCAGAAGGGAGACGTGGAGATGCTGTGTGGCGGGCCTCCCTGCCAAGGCTTTAGCGGCATGAACCGCTTCAACTCTCGTACCTACTCCAAGTTCAAGAACTCCCTGGTGGTCTCCTTCCTCAG CTACTGTGACTACTACCGGCCCCGGTACTTCCTCCTGGAGAACGTCAGGAATTTCGTCTCCTTCAAGCGCTCCATGGTCCTGAAGCTCACGCTCCGCTGCCTGGTGCGCATGGGCTACCAGTGCACCTTCGGCGTGCTGCAG GCTGGTCAGTATGGCGTGGCCCAGACTCGGCGGCGAGCCATCATCCTGGCGGCGGCCCCCGGAGAGCAGCTTCCCCTGTTCCCGGAGCCCTTGCACGTGTTTGCGCCCCGGGCCTGCCAGCTGAGTGTCGTGGTGGACGACAAGAAGTTTGTCAGCAACATCACCAG GTTGAGCTCGGGTCCGTTCCGAACCATCACCGTGCGGGACACGATGTCCGACCTCCCCGAGATCCGGAACGGAGCCTCGGCGCAGGAGATCTCGTACAACGGGGAGCCTCAGTCCTGGTTCCAGCGGCAGCTCCGGGGCTCGCAGTACCAGCCCATCCTCAGGGACCACATCTGTAAG GACATGAGTGCGTTGGTGGCCGCCCGCATGCGGCACATCCCTCTGGCACCGGGCTCAGACTGGCGCGACCTCCCAAACATCGAGGTGCGGCTCTCCGACGGCACCTTGGCCCGGAAGCTGCGGTACACCTACCACGACAAGAAAAACGGCTGCAGCAGCACCGGGGCCCTCCGCGGGGTCTGCTCCTGTGTGGAAG TGGGGAAAGCCTGTGACCCTGCGGCCAGACAGTTCAACACCCTCATCCCGTGGTGCCTGCCCCACACTGGGAACAGGCACAACCACTGGGCTGGCCTCTACGGGCGGCTTGAGTGGGACGGCTTCTTCAGCACCACTGTCACCAACCCTGAGCCCATGGGCAAGCAG